The Citrifermentans bemidjiense Bem genome window below encodes:
- a CDS encoding UvrD-helicase domain-containing protein has product MEIVQQEVKRLDGIHEAIERYAVDRLRTIAKHEAYTKELEQERLNAVGWHEKNDLTEKLVEHGHHSPRKYLHEYTQQASPYFGILGIHDNDRRIGRKEYLIGNQTLMDGQRVAIVDWRKAEITGPFYEGYDVGEEYELTIRGVEREGVITRRDKVTINRKALNRIETPSEVYELRGGEWHNNGSACETSADTKERTEDHRMVDSIASLISPEQFRAITKQREGVVVINGAAGAGKTTVALHRLSFLMFDAPEKYRPERCVVLMFNRVLRDYVKQSSDTLLGPVRVDTYSAWSLTALAALGVHSLKTSFDDPFGAQKKSSMMPAMLAKYVKETAKIEPVTDLWRFLMQEYVVAALFPDSGEAFQQEAQRKFEAKERVLSFSDISILLRLAQLRRPAGTVVLGALNAYDHIVVDEAQDLSSLELRTIVAATSPARSITICADEKQQILSFLDSQGFSSVMAQLHSQGLEKENLTVSYRCPKEIVDLAAQVSGRKVDTSKAHTGVVEFHATKNAAESMAKIRQIVEGLVQAAPGSLAGVICKKKADVKALHAALAGVQGLHPEGEISFSPGVQVIHAHAIKGVEFSHVILYNPSSYDYRQTEPDRNLLYVAITRACKTLHIVHHQALAKGLG; this is encoded by the coding sequence ATGGAAATTGTGCAACAGGAAGTGAAGCGGCTGGACGGGATTCATGAGGCAATAGAGCGGTACGCGGTCGACCGCCTGCGGACGATAGCGAAGCACGAAGCATATACGAAGGAACTGGAACAGGAGCGCCTTAACGCGGTGGGGTGGCACGAGAAGAACGACCTCACCGAGAAGCTGGTTGAGCACGGCCACCACTCTCCACGCAAATACCTTCACGAATACACACAGCAAGCCTCCCCTTACTTCGGCATTCTCGGCATCCACGACAACGATCGAAGGATCGGCAGAAAAGAATACCTGATCGGCAACCAGACGCTCATGGACGGTCAGCGGGTCGCCATCGTCGACTGGAGAAAGGCCGAGATCACCGGCCCCTTCTACGAGGGTTATGACGTGGGCGAGGAGTACGAACTCACCATCAGAGGTGTCGAGAGGGAAGGGGTGATCACCCGCAGGGACAAGGTGACCATAAACAGGAAGGCCCTGAACCGGATCGAGACACCTTCGGAGGTGTACGAGCTGCGCGGCGGGGAGTGGCATAACAACGGATCGGCCTGCGAGACGAGCGCGGATACGAAGGAGCGGACCGAGGACCACCGGATGGTGGATTCGATTGCGTCCCTGATCTCCCCGGAGCAGTTCCGGGCTATTACCAAGCAGAGGGAAGGGGTGGTGGTGATAAACGGAGCGGCCGGCGCGGGGAAGACCACTGTGGCGCTGCACCGGCTTTCCTTTCTCATGTTCGACGCGCCGGAGAAGTACCGCCCGGAGCGCTGCGTCGTTCTCATGTTCAACCGGGTGCTGCGCGACTACGTGAAGCAGAGCAGCGATACCCTTCTTGGACCGGTCCGGGTGGATACCTACAGCGCCTGGTCGCTGACGGCCCTTGCCGCTCTGGGTGTCCACTCGCTCAAAACGAGTTTCGACGACCCCTTTGGCGCGCAGAAGAAAAGCAGCATGATGCCGGCCATGCTGGCCAAGTACGTGAAGGAGACGGCAAAGATAGAACCAGTCACCGATCTTTGGCGTTTCCTGATGCAGGAGTACGTGGTTGCCGCGCTGTTTCCTGATTCAGGGGAGGCGTTCCAGCAGGAGGCCCAAAGGAAGTTCGAAGCAAAGGAGCGGGTGCTCTCTTTCTCGGATATCAGCATCCTGCTGCGTCTGGCACAACTGCGGCGACCTGCCGGGACCGTCGTCCTGGGGGCGCTGAACGCCTACGACCACATCGTGGTCGATGAGGCGCAGGACCTCTCCTCGCTCGAACTGCGTACCATCGTGGCCGCTACTTCCCCTGCGCGCAGCATCACCATATGTGCCGACGAGAAACAGCAGATCCTCAGCTTCCTCGATTCCCAAGGGTTTTCGAGCGTCATGGCCCAGCTCCACTCGCAGGGGCTCGAAAAGGAGAACCTGACGGTTTCTTACCGTTGCCCCAAGGAAATCGTCGATCTCGCTGCCCAGGTCAGCGGCAGGAAGGTCGATACTTCGAAGGCTCACACCGGCGTGGTTGAGTTTCACGCGACTAAGAACGCCGCGGAGTCGATGGCGAAGATCCGGCAGATCGTTGAAGGACTAGTACAGGCTGCTCCGGGCTCTCTTGCCGGCGTAATTTGCAAGAAGAAAGCAGACGTAAAGGCACTTCATGCCGCGCTTGCCGGCGTCCAAGGGCTGCACCCGGAGGGGGAGATATCCTTTTCGCCCGGCGTCCAGGTGATTCATGCTCATGCGATAAAGGGGGTCGAGTTCTCCCACGTCATCCTCTACAACCCCAGCTCGTACGACTACCGCCAGACGGAGCCGGATAGGAACCTGCTTTACGTGGCGATTACACGCGCTTGCAAGACCCTGCACATCGTTCACCATCAGGCGTTGGCGAAGGGGCTTGGTTGA
- a CDS encoding PocR ligand-binding domain-containing protein translates to MLKRLILFACLLASVSTASAADLFQKTLVVGSEENFPPFSIGSTDDTAGGFAVELWKEVAREAGLKYTMRVRPWGELLQDFRDGKVDVLINIATSDERHRYTDFSVPHVTVNGAIFVRTGDSSISSEADLAGKSIIVFKSDLAHEYAVSKGWQKQLVLVDDAREGLRLLSSGKHDAMLLSKLAGMQTLRELGIDNVRALGIKAGYAQKFTFGVHKGDSDLLAALNEGLALAKADGDYDKLYQKWFGVYETKEPTLIDMLKYLLPFALFVACLAAYFFYRRSCERKESEAALRESKLRLDTILDNVGAHIFIKDTDYRYTYVNRKVCELFGKPEEMIVGKTDAAFFSSESVEEIVLSDRPVLEEGLTVKREETDLAAENEQPHSYWTVKLPLRDRSGAIYGLCGISTDITELKLLEDEVKKKSAQLEEELAEREIAQETLQEQTMLLEEEVEERSRAEVALKKSEETVRHKLKAILEPEGDIGALELSDIIDSEMLQAMMEDFYRITGMLGAVLDVSGKVLVAVGWQDICTKFHRVHPEACKNCLESDTVLTEGVAAGTYKLYRCKNNMWDMVTPIEVGGKHLGNVFIGQFFYQDDPPDLEFFREQGRRYGFDEAQYLAALDRVPRFTREAADAGMKFYAELTKMVSTLSFTSIKLSRMLAERIHLEEQLRQSQKMEAVGQLAGGVAHDFNNILQVITGYGNMLMMKENLTTKQQEWVDHILSSAERAAQLTKGLLAFSRKQVICLEPVDLNEVIENFKKFILRVIGEDIHLKTVTYGDRLIVHADVGQLEQVLINLATNARDSMNKGGILTIETGLQTVDAPFDHEFGRAESGRYAVVTVSDSGSGMDEETRKRIFEPFYTTKEVGKGTGLGMAIVYGIIKQHSGIINVYSEPGHGTTFRIYLPVQEAERGGADPQVVPVQAPMGGSETILLAEDDAEVRKLAVSILSQYGYEVIQAVDGQDVVEKFAANREKIAMILMDMIMPKKNGKEAYEEISLLQPGVKVLYSSGYTADFIQNRGVSEEGIELVMKPVQPMELLRKVREMLDR, encoded by the coding sequence ATGCTCAAACGTCTCATCCTCTTCGCATGTCTGCTTGCCTCCGTCTCCACGGCGTCGGCCGCCGATCTCTTCCAGAAAACGCTCGTGGTAGGCAGCGAGGAAAATTTTCCTCCCTTCTCCATCGGCAGTACCGACGATACTGCCGGCGGTTTCGCGGTGGAGCTTTGGAAGGAAGTTGCCCGGGAAGCGGGGCTGAAATATACCATGAGGGTCAGGCCGTGGGGTGAACTGCTCCAGGATTTCAGGGACGGGAAGGTCGACGTCCTGATTAATATCGCCACCTCCGACGAGCGGCATCGCTACACCGACTTCAGCGTCCCGCACGTCACCGTCAACGGCGCCATCTTCGTGCGCACGGGGGACTCCAGCATCAGCTCCGAGGCGGACCTGGCGGGGAAGTCCATCATCGTGTTCAAATCGGACCTGGCCCATGAATACGCGGTCTCCAAAGGATGGCAAAAACAACTGGTGCTTGTCGACGACGCCCGTGAAGGGCTCAGGCTCCTTTCCTCCGGTAAGCACGACGCCATGCTGCTCAGCAAGCTTGCCGGGATGCAGACGCTGCGGGAGCTCGGCATCGACAACGTCCGGGCCTTGGGCATCAAGGCCGGTTATGCGCAGAAGTTCACCTTCGGCGTGCACAAAGGCGACTCGGACCTCCTCGCCGCGCTGAACGAGGGGCTGGCCCTGGCCAAGGCTGACGGGGACTACGACAAGCTGTACCAAAAATGGTTCGGCGTGTACGAGACCAAAGAGCCGACATTGATAGACATGTTGAAGTACCTGCTTCCCTTCGCGCTCTTCGTGGCGTGCCTTGCCGCCTATTTCTTCTACAGGCGCAGCTGTGAACGCAAAGAGTCCGAGGCTGCGTTACGCGAAAGCAAGCTGCGCCTCGACACCATCCTCGACAACGTCGGCGCCCACATCTTCATAAAGGACACCGATTACCGATACACCTATGTGAACCGCAAGGTCTGCGAGTTGTTCGGTAAACCCGAGGAAATGATCGTGGGCAAGACCGACGCCGCCTTTTTCTCCTCGGAATCGGTGGAGGAGATAGTCCTCAGCGACCGTCCGGTGCTCGAGGAGGGGCTCACGGTCAAAAGGGAAGAGACCGACCTTGCGGCAGAGAACGAGCAGCCGCACAGCTATTGGACGGTGAAGCTCCCGCTCCGGGATCGAAGCGGCGCCATATATGGTCTTTGCGGCATATCGACCGACATCACCGAACTGAAGCTGCTCGAGGACGAGGTGAAGAAAAAAAGCGCACAGCTTGAGGAGGAACTGGCTGAGCGGGAGATAGCACAGGAAACGCTGCAGGAGCAGACAATGCTGCTCGAGGAGGAGGTCGAGGAACGCAGTAGGGCCGAGGTCGCGCTCAAAAAGAGCGAGGAGACCGTTCGGCACAAATTAAAGGCGATCCTGGAACCGGAAGGGGATATCGGCGCCCTGGAACTCTCGGATATCATCGACAGCGAGATGCTCCAGGCCATGATGGAGGATTTCTACAGAATTACCGGGATGCTGGGGGCTGTTCTCGATGTCTCGGGCAAGGTGCTGGTTGCAGTAGGGTGGCAGGATATCTGCACCAAGTTCCACAGGGTCCACCCCGAGGCATGCAAAAACTGCCTGGAAAGCGACACCGTCCTTACCGAAGGGGTGGCGGCGGGAACCTACAAACTCTACCGCTGCAAGAACAACATGTGGGATATGGTGACTCCCATCGAGGTGGGGGGTAAGCATCTCGGCAACGTCTTCATCGGGCAGTTCTTCTACCAGGACGACCCGCCCGACCTGGAGTTTTTCCGTGAGCAGGGGAGGCGCTACGGGTTCGACGAGGCGCAGTACCTGGCCGCGCTGGATCGGGTACCTCGTTTCACCAGGGAAGCGGCTGACGCGGGGATGAAATTTTACGCCGAACTGACCAAGATGGTTTCCACGCTCAGTTTCACCTCCATAAAGTTGTCCAGGATGCTTGCCGAGCGCATCCACCTCGAAGAACAGCTCCGGCAGTCCCAGAAGATGGAGGCGGTGGGACAACTGGCCGGCGGCGTCGCCCACGACTTCAACAACATCCTGCAGGTGATCACCGGCTACGGCAACATGCTCATGATGAAAGAAAACCTCACCACGAAACAGCAGGAATGGGTAGATCATATCCTGTCCTCGGCTGAACGTGCGGCGCAGCTTACCAAGGGGTTGCTCGCCTTCAGTCGCAAGCAGGTGATCTGCCTGGAACCCGTGGACCTGAACGAGGTCATCGAGAACTTCAAGAAATTCATCCTCAGGGTCATCGGAGAGGACATACACTTGAAAACCGTAACCTACGGGGACCGTCTCATCGTGCACGCCGACGTGGGGCAACTCGAGCAGGTGCTGATCAACCTAGCGACCAATGCGCGGGATTCAATGAACAAAGGGGGGATACTGACCATCGAGACGGGGCTACAGACGGTGGACGCACCCTTTGACCACGAGTTCGGACGAGCGGAATCGGGACGCTATGCAGTGGTAACCGTGTCGGACAGCGGCAGCGGCATGGATGAGGAGACCCGCAAGAGGATATTCGAGCCGTTCTATACCACGAAGGAGGTCGGCAAGGGGACCGGCCTCGGCATGGCAATCGTCTACGGCATCATCAAGCAGCATAGCGGGATCATCAACGTTTACAGCGAGCCCGGGCACGGCACCACCTTCAGGATTTACCTGCCGGTGCAGGAGGCCGAACGGGGCGGGGCGGATCCCCAGGTCGTTCCGGTGCAGGCGCCGATGGGGGGAAGCGAAACGATCCTTTTGGCCGAGGATGATGCGGAAGTCCGCAAGCTCGCGGTGTCTATCCTTAGCCAGTACGGTTATGAGGTGATCCAGGCGGTGGACGGACAGGATGTCGTCGAGAAGTTCGCAGCCAACAGGGAAAAGATAGCGATGATCCTCATGGACATGATCATGCCGAAAAAGAACGGCAAGGAGGCCTATGAGGAGATCTCGCTGCTGCAGCCGGGTGTGAAGGTGCTGTATTCGAGCGGCTATACCGCGGACTTCATCCAGAACCGAGGGGTGTCGGAAGAGGGGATCGAACTGGTCATGAAACCGGTTCAGCCGATGGAACTGCTGCGCAAGGTCAGGGAGATGCTGGACCGCTGA
- a CDS encoding Npun_F0296 family exosortase-dependent surface protein translates to MKKLTALLAGAMLSLAAGGASAYTINYNFAAPLPVNGGYSSPYSGVQVETFDSAPLWAWSGDYTIRTGSASGVAAAPAYMNPLSTADATRYIAVPYRDSTGTAIATRTQALLGDTFNYFGLWWGSIDGVNGGLGINNVLQFYNAGNLVETVTGAQVIDPLKASGSWTSADNNRYVNLLDLPEFDSFSLTSYGRAFEADNIAVGVVPEPSTILLLGGGLAGLAFWRRRKTA, encoded by the coding sequence ATGAAAAAATTGACGGCACTACTTGCAGGAGCGATGTTATCGCTGGCAGCAGGAGGGGCCAGCGCTTACACCATTAACTACAACTTCGCAGCGCCATTGCCTGTGAACGGGGGGTATAGTTCTCCGTACAGTGGCGTTCAAGTAGAAACTTTTGACTCTGCTCCGCTTTGGGCCTGGTCGGGGGACTATACTATTCGTACCGGCTCAGCAAGTGGCGTAGCAGCTGCTCCGGCATACATGAATCCGCTGTCAACTGCCGATGCTACCCGATATATCGCAGTACCGTATAGGGATTCGACCGGTACTGCTATAGCAACCCGGACTCAGGCGTTGCTCGGCGATACTTTTAACTATTTCGGACTCTGGTGGGGCTCTATTGATGGGGTCAACGGCGGTCTCGGAATCAACAATGTGCTCCAGTTTTATAATGCCGGTAACTTAGTTGAAACCGTCACCGGGGCCCAAGTCATTGATCCCTTAAAAGCCTCCGGCAGCTGGACCAGCGCTGACAACAACCGGTATGTTAACCTTTTGGATCTTCCCGAGTTTGATTCATTCTCGCTCACCAGCTATGGTCGAGCCTTCGAGGCAGACAACATCGCTGTTGGTGTAGTCCCGGAACCTTCCACCATCCTCCTCCTCGGTGGCGGTCTTGCCGGTCTTGCCTTCTGGAGAAGAAGGAAAACCGCGTAA
- a CDS encoding response regulator transcription factor has product MHILVIEDEPKVAGALKKGLEAENYMVSVAGSGEDGFFRLNTEVFDLVLLDLMLPGRDGIEVLTALRKQGFDTPVLILTARDSVDDRVLGLDSGADDYLVKPFAFPELLARIRLVLRREKKEKEQVLKLFLADLDLDLVTRKVVRHDQEIELTAREFELLEYLLRYKGNIVSREMLSRDVWQVKDRSTPLDNVIDVHIARLRRKIDGPFKLKLLKTVRGLGFTVNGEVI; this is encoded by the coding sequence ATGCACATTCTGGTGATCGAGGATGAGCCTAAGGTCGCGGGAGCGCTGAAGAAGGGGCTGGAGGCGGAAAACTATATGGTTTCAGTCGCCGGCAGTGGTGAGGACGGGTTCTTTCGGCTTAATACGGAGGTCTTCGACCTTGTCCTTCTTGACCTGATGCTACCGGGGCGCGATGGAATAGAGGTTCTCACCGCACTTAGAAAGCAGGGGTTCGACACGCCAGTTCTGATTCTCACTGCGCGAGATTCTGTCGATGACCGAGTCCTGGGGCTTGACAGCGGCGCCGATGACTATCTGGTGAAACCGTTCGCCTTTCCGGAACTGCTGGCCCGGATACGCCTCGTCCTGCGCAGGGAGAAGAAAGAGAAAGAGCAGGTGTTGAAGCTCTTCCTCGCCGACCTCGACCTGGATTTGGTGACACGAAAGGTGGTGCGCCACGACCAGGAGATCGAATTGACTGCGCGGGAATTCGAACTGTTGGAGTACCTGCTGCGCTACAAGGGCAACATAGTGTCGCGTGAAATGCTGTCGAGGGACGTATGGCAGGTTAAGGATCGCTCCACGCCGCTGGATAACGTCATCGACGTCCATATTGCACGCCTTCGGCGCAAGATCGACGGTCCCTTCAAGCTGAAGCTCCTTAAGACGGTGCGGGGTCTGGGCTTCACCGTGAACGGTGAGGTGATATGA
- a CDS encoding sensor histidine kinase encodes MSLKLSIRLRLTLWYSAALAAIILCFTLGVYWSVRSSLLSSMDAQLDRDLATVTRVARDQPNEINELAQHGSVDLFQVRDGNVVLAETGDWSRAAMEKAPPSPTHQRPWSWVASSGLGFRLKALTITAPGHAYLITVAEDEANLRASLKSLSTVLSLGVPLALVLALIGGYLLAGRVLAPIETMAGKAREITADRLSERLPVEQDDEFGKLAQVFNQTFARLEESFDRLRRFTSDASHELRTPLTAIRSVGEVGLRKGLDADALREVISSMLEEADRLTKLVDSLLTLSRAESGTLKLRPEPTNLVALVSEVIECLEVLAEEKEQNIALMASQEAVADIDRGTIRQALMNVLDNAIKYSPQGSRISVCVEVSAGEATVEVSDGGPGIAPEHAKKVFDRFYRIDSGRSREVGGTGLGLAIARWAVEVNGGRIELESEPGKGSIFRIVLPVRES; translated from the coding sequence ATGAGCCTGAAGCTAAGCATACGCCTGCGACTGACCCTTTGGTACTCCGCAGCCCTTGCGGCAATCATCCTCTGCTTTACCCTCGGGGTCTACTGGTCGGTGCGCTCCAGTTTGCTGAGCAGCATGGATGCCCAGTTGGATCGTGACTTGGCTACGGTTACCCGGGTTGCCCGGGACCAGCCCAATGAAATAAACGAACTGGCCCAGCACGGTTCGGTCGATCTGTTCCAGGTGCGAGATGGAAATGTCGTGCTGGCGGAAACGGGGGATTGGAGCAGGGCAGCAATGGAAAAGGCTCCGCCCTCCCCGACTCACCAAAGGCCATGGTCATGGGTTGCGTCAAGCGGCCTCGGATTTCGTCTGAAGGCGTTAACGATTACGGCACCGGGGCACGCATACCTGATTACGGTCGCTGAGGACGAGGCGAACCTTCGTGCCAGTCTGAAAAGCCTCAGCACCGTCCTTTCCCTTGGAGTGCCGTTGGCGCTGGTTCTGGCGCTGATAGGCGGCTACCTCTTAGCCGGTCGCGTCTTGGCGCCCATCGAGACCATGGCGGGGAAGGCCCGAGAGATCACGGCGGATCGGCTTTCAGAGCGGCTGCCGGTCGAGCAAGATGACGAATTCGGCAAGCTTGCCCAGGTCTTCAACCAAACCTTCGCCCGTCTGGAGGAGTCGTTCGACAGGTTGCGCCGGTTCACCTCGGACGCGTCCCATGAACTGAGGACGCCACTCACTGCGATTCGGAGTGTGGGAGAGGTAGGGCTGCGCAAGGGTCTGGATGCCGACGCGCTGCGCGAGGTGATATCCAGCATGCTTGAAGAGGCGGACCGGCTGACCAAGCTGGTGGACAGTCTGCTGACCTTGAGCCGGGCGGAATCAGGGACGTTAAAACTGAGGCCAGAGCCGACCAACCTGGTCGCCTTGGTGTCGGAGGTCATCGAATGCCTGGAGGTGTTAGCGGAAGAGAAAGAGCAGAACATAGCACTGATGGCCAGCCAAGAAGCGGTTGCAGACATCGACCGCGGGACGATACGCCAGGCGCTGATGAACGTCCTGGACAACGCGATTAAGTACTCACCGCAGGGAAGCCGGATAAGTGTCTGTGTCGAGGTATCTGCCGGCGAGGCTACCGTCGAGGTCAGTGACGGTGGCCCCGGTATCGCCCCCGAACACGCCAAGAAGGTATTCGACCGTTTTTACCGCATCGATAGCGGGCGCTCCCGGGAGGTGGGCGGAACTGGCTTGGGACTGGCCATCGCGAGATGGGCGGTGGAGGTAAACGGAGGGCGCATAGAATTGGAGAGCGAGCCTGGCAAGGGGAGCATCTTCAGAATCGTACTCCCGGTCCGGGAATCTTAA
- a CDS encoding cytochrome c: MRKTVAASIKTGMALLLASTATAAIAFAEPTTYPEGTATPSQTCGACHKAIYREFAFGFGGDIHYKPTTIPQKEGEAIPMPAGVSATATAHAFAGTEQYPIHAREAEEDGKSCNVCHYPEPFAVPDINVAEMTKPKGRPKATEAAGITCASCHLTPEGKIRGPHSVNAPHETVADPAIQTSAMCAYCHSMGKRVVGKQTQTFLEWREDFNKPGLGKQQCQDCHMPRTMRKVAEDFNNPERAVARHLWTGGRSQQRLASALSMAISQPDADKPAITLHVINVGAGHSVPTGSNRRAIYLNVVVTDKKGKAVANKEWMFAPSYGNRPDDRKFLEEDKKRPDAVAASQADAQGPHEANIRAGEERILPWAPELKPGEYTVKARLIYDLNRYNARSFNEDQTEINSTTLTIKVKKG; encoded by the coding sequence ATGAGAAAAACTGTCGCAGCAAGCATCAAAACCGGAATGGCGCTCTTACTGGCAAGCACGGCCACTGCCGCCATCGCCTTCGCGGAACCGACGACCTACCCCGAGGGGACCGCCACTCCCTCGCAAACCTGCGGGGCGTGCCACAAGGCAATCTACCGCGAATTCGCCTTCGGCTTTGGCGGTGATATCCACTACAAGCCGACCACCATTCCGCAGAAGGAAGGGGAGGCGATTCCCATGCCGGCCGGGGTCTCGGCCACGGCGACCGCCCACGCCTTCGCCGGCACCGAGCAGTACCCGATCCACGCCCGCGAGGCGGAGGAGGACGGGAAATCGTGCAATGTCTGCCATTACCCCGAGCCATTTGCCGTTCCGGACATCAACGTTGCCGAGATGACCAAGCCGAAGGGGCGCCCCAAGGCCACCGAAGCGGCGGGGATCACCTGCGCCAGTTGCCACCTGACTCCCGAAGGGAAGATCAGGGGGCCCCATAGCGTCAACGCTCCGCACGAGACCGTGGCCGACCCCGCGATTCAAACCTCGGCCATGTGCGCCTACTGCCACAGCATGGGGAAACGGGTAGTCGGAAAGCAGACCCAGACCTTCCTGGAGTGGCGCGAGGATTTCAACAAGCCGGGCCTGGGCAAGCAGCAGTGCCAGGACTGCCACATGCCGCGCACCATGCGCAAGGTGGCTGAGGACTTCAACAATCCCGAGCGTGCGGTGGCGCGCCACCTGTGGACCGGCGGACGCTCGCAGCAGAGGCTTGCCAGCGCTCTGAGCATGGCGATCAGCCAGCCTGACGCCGACAAGCCGGCCATCACCCTCCACGTTATCAACGTGGGCGCGGGTCACTCGGTGCCGACCGGTTCCAACCGCAGAGCGATCTACCTCAACGTGGTGGTGACCGACAAGAAAGGCAAAGCGGTCGCGAACAAAGAGTGGATGTTCGCCCCCTCCTACGGCAATCGCCCGGATGACAGGAAGTTCCTTGAGGAAGACAAGAAGCGTCCTGATGCCGTCGCCGCGAGCCAGGCAGATGCTCAGGGGCCGCACGAGGCAAACATCAGGGCCGGCGAGGAGCGTATTCTCCCTTGGGCGCCGGAGCTGAAGCCCGGCGAGTACACGGTGAAAGCCCGTCTCATCTACGACCTGAACCGCTACAACGCCCGCTCTTTCAATGAAGACCAGACGGAGATCAACAGCACGACCCTCACCATCAAAGTAAAAAAAGGATGA
- a CDS encoding family 16 glycoside hydrolase, translating into MNRNKTRFLLMTLVAVVTLGMDSLPALAKDSRIIEFSRDTPGAEAKAFSSLIGVWHVDRDGARTVYAVDGKNWVQGVMAPAVGEKAKSLYGHGASEFLRNLEKYRYFPLTVLKEVKDFKEGIIEVTFKPVSGRIDQAAGIAFNIKPNGDYLVIRANAQEENLVFFKLDQGRRSTVQWINKVPVPSNRWQTLKVVVNGRKIEGYLNGTKYVDYLWSEDIDGRIGLWSKADSYVFFDKVSVTTK; encoded by the coding sequence ATGAACCGTAACAAGACCCGATTTCTGTTAATGACACTGGTAGCAGTCGTGACGCTCGGAATGGACAGCTTACCGGCCCTTGCCAAGGACTCACGCATTATCGAGTTTAGCCGGGACACACCAGGAGCAGAGGCCAAGGCCTTCAGCTCCCTGATCGGTGTTTGGCACGTGGACCGGGACGGTGCCCGGACTGTGTACGCGGTGGACGGCAAGAACTGGGTACAGGGGGTCATGGCCCCAGCGGTGGGTGAAAAAGCAAAGTCGCTTTACGGGCACGGCGCTTCGGAGTTCCTGCGCAACCTGGAGAAATACCGCTACTTCCCGCTTACGGTTTTAAAGGAGGTCAAGGATTTCAAGGAGGGGATTATCGAGGTTACGTTCAAACCGGTGAGCGGCAGGATCGACCAAGCTGCTGGCATCGCTTTCAACATCAAGCCCAACGGGGATTACCTGGTCATCCGGGCCAACGCCCAAGAAGAGAACCTGGTCTTCTTCAAGCTGGACCAGGGTAGGCGCTCGACGGTGCAGTGGATTAACAAGGTGCCGGTTCCCTCGAACCGCTGGCAGACTCTGAAGGTGGTTGTCAACGGCAGGAAGATCGAGGGGTATCTGAACGGCACGAAATATGTGGATTACCTTTGGAGCGAGGACATCGACGGCAGAATAGGTCTCTGGTCCAAGGCCGACTCCTATGTCTTTTTCGACAAGGTGTCGGTGACAACCAAGTAA
- a CDS encoding type II toxin-antitoxin system RelE/ParE family toxin, translating to MYIVKTLPEFDAWLNGVKDRTTRLRLARRLDKVQRGNLGDVKPVGRGVFEMREFFGSGWRMYYVERDKVLIVMLGGGDKSTQTADIAIALERADRLED from the coding sequence ATGTATATCGTGAAAACGCTGCCTGAATTCGATGCCTGGTTAAATGGCGTCAAAGACCGCACCACTCGGTTGCGGCTGGCTCGCCGCCTTGACAAGGTCCAGCGGGGCAATTTGGGTGACGTGAAACCTGTAGGCCGCGGCGTTTTTGAAATGCGTGAGTTCTTTGGTTCCGGTTGGCGAATGTACTACGTGGAACGTGACAAAGTCCTTATCGTTATGCTCGGTGGTGGAGACAAATCCACACAAACAGCAGATATCGCCATCGCTTTGGAGCGGGCAGACAGATTGGAGGATTGA
- a CDS encoding addiction module antidote protein: MPKKIVVSDLPEFDLATQLKNEADIAAYITMVIEEGDAAELAHALGVAARARGMAEIAQAAGLTREALYKALRPGAHPRFDTISRVCSALGVRLVAQPRH; the protein is encoded by the coding sequence ATGCCGAAAAAAATCGTTGTATCCGACCTGCCGGAATTCGATCTTGCTACACAGCTAAAAAATGAAGCCGACATTGCCGCGTACATCACCATGGTGATCGAAGAAGGTGACGCAGCAGAGTTGGCCCATGCTTTAGGAGTAGCCGCCCGAGCACGCGGCATGGCCGAAATTGCACAAGCTGCGGGGTTGACTAGGGAAGCGCTTTACAAAGCCCTACGTCCTGGAGCTCATCCACGCTTCGACACGATCAGCAGAGTTTGTTCCGCGCTTGGAGTCCGCCTGGTTGCACAGCCTCGCCATTAG
- a CDS encoding helix-turn-helix domain-containing transcriptional regulator codes for MTREALYKALRPGAHPRFDTISRVCSALGVRLVAQPRH; via the coding sequence TTGACTCGGGAAGCGCTTTACAAAGCCCTACGTCCCGGAGCTCATCCACGCTTCGACACGATCAGCAGAGTTTGTTCCGCGCTTGGAGTCCGTCTAGTTGCACAGCCTCGCCATTAG